The following are from one region of the Campylobacter concisus genome:
- the groES gene encoding co-chaperone GroES translates to MNFQPLGKRVLVERVEETKTTASGIIIPDNAKEKPLSGEVKAVGAEVEGIKVGDKVVFAKYGGTEINLDDKTYLVLNIDDVLGVLK, encoded by the coding sequence ATGAACTTTCAACCATTAGGCAAGCGTGTTCTAGTCGAACGCGTAGAGGAGACAAAGACCACAGCTTCGGGCATTATTATACCTGATAACGCAAAAGAAAAACCTTTAAGCGGCGAGGTAAAAGCAGTCGGGGCTGAAGTAGAGGGCATAAAAGTTGGTGATAAAGTTGTATTTGCAAAATACGGTGGCACTGAGATAAATTTAGATGATAAAACATATCTTGTTTTAAACATCGACGATGTTTTAGGCGTTTTAAAATAA
- a CDS encoding phosphomannomutase/phosphoglucomutase encodes MKYDEIFREYDIRGIFEKDLTEDSVKAIGLALGKKFNEFGVKTLSVGFDARISASTLFRYLLSGLNKAGGFKIYSIGLLPTPVGYFSVYADYFDANIMITGSHNPKEYNGFKITIKKDSFFGKDLQILKDKVNEIIASGEQIADDESCEKFNILEKYVEFFVKEFSELKNFKKPFVIDCANGAVGVSLVPIVKALGLNAKILYEYPDGNFPNHHPDPSEKENLKELFSLIEKKEFDLGFGFDGDGDRIAVITPKRDIKGDELAYLYALNMKHPKVLGEVKCSQNMYDEIAKIGEVFMGKTGHSNIKKMMKELNVDLAAEVSGHIFFKERYFGFDDALYAMMRVLELVHKGFDLDGELDKMPLVFSTDEIKVKTTDEAKFKIVAKLKECVKNESCDLPKIKNIIDIDGIRIQFENGWALVRASNTTPVIVTRFEAKSKEFLEDIEQKVTNLLKSLM; translated from the coding sequence ATGAAATATGATGAAATTTTTAGAGAATACGACATCCGTGGCATTTTTGAAAAAGACTTGACAGAAGATAGCGTCAAGGCTATAGGGCTTGCTTTGGGTAAGAAATTTAACGAATTTGGCGTAAAAACTTTAAGTGTTGGTTTTGACGCAAGAATAAGCGCTAGTACGCTTTTTAGGTATCTGCTAAGCGGCCTAAATAAGGCTGGTGGCTTTAAAATTTATAGCATCGGCTTACTTCCAACTCCTGTTGGCTACTTTAGCGTTTATGCTGATTATTTCGACGCAAATATCATGATCACGGGCTCTCACAACCCAAAAGAGTACAACGGCTTTAAGATCACTATCAAAAAAGATAGTTTCTTTGGCAAAGATTTGCAAATTTTAAAAGATAAGGTGAACGAGATAATCGCTTCTGGTGAGCAAATAGCAGACGATGAGAGCTGCGAGAAATTTAATATCTTAGAAAAATATGTCGAGTTTTTTGTAAAAGAATTTAGTGAGCTTAAAAATTTCAAAAAGCCTTTTGTTATCGACTGTGCAAATGGCGCTGTTGGCGTGAGTTTGGTGCCTATCGTCAAGGCACTTGGACTAAATGCAAAAATTTTATATGAATATCCAGACGGAAATTTCCCAAATCACCATCCAGATCCAAGCGAAAAAGAGAATTTAAAAGAGCTATTTTCTCTTATAGAAAAGAAAGAATTTGACCTTGGATTTGGCTTTGACGGAGACGGCGACAGGATCGCGGTTATAACGCCAAAAAGAGATATAAAAGGCGATGAACTAGCATATCTTTATGCTCTAAATATGAAACATCCAAAGGTGCTTGGCGAGGTTAAATGCTCACAAAATATGTACGATGAGATCGCTAAGATCGGCGAAGTTTTTATGGGAAAAACAGGACACAGCAACATCAAAAAGATGATGAAAGAGCTAAACGTAGATCTTGCAGCTGAAGTGAGCGGTCATATCTTCTTTAAAGAGCGATACTTTGGCTTTGATGATGCGCTTTATGCGATGATGAGAGTGCTCGAACTAGTTCATAAGGGCTTTGACCTTGACGGCGAGCTTGATAAGATGCCACTTGTCTTTAGCACCGATGAGATCAAGGTAAAGACGACTGACGAGGCTAAATTTAAGATAGTTGCCAAGTTAAAAGAGTGCGTGAAAAACGAGAGTTGCGACCTGCCAAAGATAAAAAATATCATTGATATTGATGGTATTAGAATTCAGTTTGAAAATGGCTGGGCGCTGGTGCGTGCATCAAATACAACGCCAGTTATCGTCACTAGATTTGAGGCAAAGAGCAAGGAATTTCTAGAAGATATCGAGCAAAAAGTGACAAATTTGTTAAAGAGCTTAATGTAG
- a CDS encoding amino acid ABC transporter ATP-binding protein, with protein sequence MSENILELKKINKFYGELHALKDISLEVKSGEVVVLLGPSGCGKSTTLRCINGLENIASGEIIIDGEVIDAKFKEWQRIRQKVGMVFQSYELFDHMNVIDNVLLGPLKVQKRDRVEAEKTADMWLSKVGLLDKKFAYPKELSGGQKQRIAIVRSLCLNPEIMLFDEVTAALDPEIVREVLDVILNLAKDGMTMLIVTHEMSFARAVANKIVFMDAGAIVEISEPEEFFTNPKSDRAKKFLNLFSF encoded by the coding sequence ATGAGCGAAAATATCTTAGAACTTAAAAAAATAAACAAATTTTATGGAGAGCTTCACGCCTTAAAAGATATAAGCTTAGAGGTTAAAAGTGGTGAAGTAGTCGTGCTTCTTGGGCCATCTGGCTGTGGCAAAAGCACAACTCTTAGGTGCATAAACGGCCTTGAGAACATCGCAAGCGGCGAGATAATCATAGACGGCGAAGTGATAGATGCTAAATTTAAAGAGTGGCAAAGGATCCGCCAAAAGGTCGGCATGGTCTTTCAAAGCTACGAGCTATTTGATCATATGAACGTCATAGATAACGTCCTTCTTGGGCCTTTAAAGGTGCAAAAAAGAGATAGAGTCGAGGCTGAAAAAACGGCTGATATGTGGCTAAGCAAGGTTGGGCTGCTTGATAAGAAATTTGCCTATCCAAAGGAGCTAAGCGGCGGTCAAAAGCAGCGCATAGCAATCGTTAGAAGCCTTTGTTTAAACCCTGAGATCATGCTATTTGACGAGGTTACGGCTGCGCTTGATCCAGAGATCGTTAGAGAAGTGCTTGATGTGATACTAAATTTAGCCAAAGATGGCATGACGATGCTAATAGTCACACACGAGATGAGCTTTGCAAGAGCGGTTGCTAACAAGATCGTATTTATGGACGCTGGAGCGATCGTGGAGATCAGCGAGCCAGAGGAGTTTTTTACTAATCCAAAGAGCGATCGCGCAAAGAAATTTCTAAATTTATTCTCATTTTAG
- a CDS encoding transporter substrate-binding domain-containing protein, protein MRKFKFFLLALVATVFLTGCGDDKGADKAAASNQADTIAKIKERGYIRIGVFSDKPPFGYVDKDGKNQGYDIYFAKRIAKDLLGDESKVKFELVEAAGRVEVLTADKVDITLANFTKTPERAQVVDFALPYMKVSLGIVSPEGAVIKSVDELKDKTLIVNKGTTADAFFTKNYPDIKLLKYDQNTETFAALVDKRGAALAHDNALLFAWAKETPGFVVGVEALGDVDVIAPAVKKGNKVLLDWLNNEIIELGKENFFHKDYDATLKPIYGDSVNPESLVVEGGKL, encoded by the coding sequence GTGAGAAAATTTAAATTTTTCTTATTAGCATTAGTCGCTACCGTCTTTCTAACGGGTTGTGGTGATGACAAAGGTGCGGACAAAGCAGCCGCTTCAAACCAAGCTGATACGATCGCAAAGATCAAAGAGCGTGGATATATAAGGATAGGCGTTTTTAGCGACAAACCGCCATTTGGCTACGTCGATAAAGACGGCAAAAACCAAGGCTATGACATCTACTTTGCAAAACGCATCGCAAAAGACTTGCTTGGCGATGAGAGCAAGGTTAAATTTGAGCTAGTCGAGGCTGCTGGCAGGGTCGAAGTGCTCACAGCTGACAAGGTCGATATCACGCTTGCAAATTTCACGAAGACCCCTGAGCGCGCGCAAGTTGTTGATTTTGCGCTTCCATATATGAAAGTATCTCTTGGCATCGTTAGCCCTGAGGGCGCTGTGATAAAGAGCGTTGATGAGCTAAAAGATAAAACTTTGATCGTCAATAAAGGCACAACAGCAGACGCATTTTTTACAAAAAATTATCCTGATATCAAGCTTTTAAAGTATGATCAAAACACCGAAACTTTCGCAGCTTTGGTTGATAAAAGAGGTGCTGCTCTAGCGCATGATAACGCCCTACTTTTTGCCTGGGCGAAAGAGACTCCTGGTTTTGTTGTAGGCGTTGAAGCACTTGGTGATGTGGACGTGATAGCACCAGCTGTTAAAAAAGGTAACAAAGTTTTACTTGACTGGCTAAACAATGAAATCATTGAGCTTGGAAAAGAAAATTTCTTCCACAAAGACTATGATGCTACACTAAAACCGATCTACGGCGACAGTGTCAATCCCGAATCACTTGTCGTTGAAGGTGGCAAACTCTAA
- the groL gene encoding chaperonin GroEL (60 kDa chaperone family; promotes refolding of misfolded polypeptides especially under stressful conditions; forms two stacked rings of heptamers to form a barrel-shaped 14mer; ends can be capped by GroES; misfolded proteins enter the barrel where they are refolded when GroES binds) yields MAKEIFYSDDARNRLYEGVKKLNDAVKVTMGPRGRNVLIQKSFGAPNITKDGVSVAKEVELKDTIENMGASLVREVASKTNDQAGDGTTTATVLAHAIFKEGLRNVTAGANPIEVKRGMDKEVAALIDALKNISKKVSGSKEIAQIATISANSDESIGKLIADAMEKVGKDGVITVEEAKSIQDELSVVEGMQFDRGYLSPYFITNPEKMQVELSNPFILLFDKKITNLKDLLPVLEQVQKSGKPLLIIAEDIEGEALATLVVNKLRGVLNISAVKAPGFGDRRKAMLEDIAILTGGEVISEELGRTLESATINDLGQASSVVIDKDNTTIVNGAGEKSAIDARITQIKAQIAETTSDYDKEKLQERLAKLSGGVAVIKVGAATETEMKEKKDRVDDALSATRAAVEEGIVVGGGSALILASKSVNLNLQGDEAIGAEIVRRALRAPLRQIAENAGFDAGVVANAVETSKDANFGFNAATGEYVNMFEAGIIDPVKVERVALQNAVSVASLLLTTEATISEIKEEKAMPAMPDMGGMGGMGGMM; encoded by the coding sequence ATGGCAAAAGAAATTTTTTACTCTGATGATGCAAGAAACCGCCTATACGAGGGCGTAAAAAAACTAAATGATGCTGTGAAAGTGACAATGGGACCAAGAGGCAGAAATGTTCTTATCCAAAAGAGCTTTGGCGCTCCAAACATCACAAAAGACGGCGTTAGTGTGGCTAAAGAAGTTGAGCTAAAAGATACTATCGAAAACATGGGTGCAAGCCTAGTTAGAGAAGTGGCAAGCAAGACAAATGACCAAGCGGGCGACGGCACTACAACAGCGACTGTGCTAGCTCACGCGATATTTAAAGAGGGTCTTAGAAACGTAACTGCTGGCGCAAATCCTATCGAAGTAAAACGCGGCATGGATAAAGAAGTAGCAGCTCTTATAGATGCACTAAAAAACATCTCTAAAAAAGTTTCTGGCTCAAAAGAGATCGCTCAGATCGCTACTATCTCAGCTAACTCAGACGAGAGCATCGGCAAGCTTATCGCTGATGCGATGGAAAAAGTCGGCAAAGATGGTGTCATAACAGTAGAAGAGGCAAAGTCTATCCAAGACGAGCTAAGCGTTGTTGAGGGTATGCAGTTTGACCGCGGATATCTAAGCCCATACTTCATCACAAATCCTGAAAAGATGCAAGTTGAGCTAAGCAATCCATTTATATTGCTATTTGACAAGAAGATCACAAATTTAAAAGACCTGCTTCCAGTGCTTGAGCAAGTACAAAAGAGTGGCAAACCACTTCTAATCATCGCTGAAGATATCGAGGGGGAGGCGCTTGCAACGCTTGTTGTAAATAAACTTCGCGGCGTGCTAAACATCTCAGCTGTAAAAGCTCCTGGCTTTGGCGATAGAAGAAAAGCGATGCTTGAAGATATCGCTATCTTAACAGGTGGTGAAGTCATTAGTGAAGAGCTAGGCAGAACACTTGAAAGCGCCACTATAAACGATCTTGGACAAGCTTCAAGTGTAGTTATCGACAAAGACAACACAACTATCGTAAATGGCGCAGGTGAGAAGTCAGCGATCGACGCTAGAATCACTCAGATAAAAGCTCAAATCGCAGAAACAACAAGCGACTACGACAAAGAAAAACTACAAGAGCGCCTTGCAAAACTAAGTGGCGGCGTGGCAGTTATTAAAGTAGGTGCTGCGACTGAAACTGAGATGAAAGAGAAAAAAGACCGCGTTGATGATGCTCTAAGCGCTACTCGTGCAGCTGTTGAAGAGGGTATCGTAGTAGGCGGCGGTTCAGCTCTTATCCTTGCTTCAAAGAGTGTAAATCTAAATTTACAAGGTGATGAGGCAATCGGCGCTGAGATCGTTAGAAGAGCGCTTCGTGCTCCACTTCGCCAAATCGCTGAGAATGCCGGCTTTGACGCAGGTGTTGTCGCAAACGCAGTTGAGACAAGCAAAGATGCAAATTTTGGCTTTAATGCTGCAACTGGCGAATATGTAAATATGTTTGAAGCCGGTATCATCGATCCAGTTAAAGTTGAGAGAGTCGCGCTACAAAACGCTGTTAGCGTGGCTAGCTTACTACTAACGACTGAGGCAACTATCAGCGAGATAAAAGAAGAAAAAGCAATGCCTGCAATGCCTGACATGGGCGGAATGGGTGGTATGGGCGGCATGATGTAG
- a CDS encoding monooxygenase, giving the protein MAAIMYVDFPQEGLFGDEMSKAFEDLAKSINQEPGMIWKIWTENKQTKEAGGIYLFDNKENAEKYLKMHSERLAKNGYSNIRGKIFDINMPLSMINKADFLK; this is encoded by the coding sequence ATGGCTGCAATTATGTATGTTGATTTTCCGCAAGAAGGTCTTTTTGGAGACGAGATGTCAAAAGCTTTTGAGGATTTGGCTAAAAGCATCAACCAAGAACCCGGTATGATATGGAAAATTTGGACTGAGAACAAACAAACAAAAGAAGCCGGCGGAATTTATCTTTTTGACAATAAGGAGAATGCGGAAAAATATCTGAAAATGCATAGTGAAAGACTAGCTAAAAACGGCTATTCAAATATTCGCGGCAAAATTTTTGATATTAATATGCCTTTGTCAATGATAAATAAGGCTGATTTTTTAAAATAA